Proteins encoded in a region of the Zea mays cultivar B73 chromosome 2, Zm-B73-REFERENCE-NAM-5.0, whole genome shotgun sequence genome:
- the LOC100281348 gene encoding uncharacterized protein LOC100281348 has translation MALSLARSPNPAAALPAPRVPHFALPLLTLRCPRRQNQARLRVAASSPPEAQAAPVAEDEQGEKRRKLYVANLPWSFPAPEIEKLFAQHGTVKDVEVIKGKDGRNRGFAFVTMSTAEEAAAAADKLNSHDVMGRTIKVEFSKSFRRPAPPPPPGTIIERHKLYVSNLPWKARAPNVKEFFANFNPLSANVIFDNGKAAGYGFVSFGTKEEAEAALTELDGKELLGRPVRLNWRESGDDKVEVAKADSEVEAVNIEGACVDDASTDGGEDKQE, from the exons ATGGCGCTCTCGCTCGCGCGCAGCCCCAACCCCgccgcggcgctccccgccccgcgTGTTCCCCACTTTGCCCTTCCTCTCCTCACGCTCCGCTGCCCTCGCCGCCAGAACCAGGCACGCCTCCGCGTCGCAGCATCCTCGCCCCCGGAGGCGCAGGCTGCCCCCGTGGCGGAGGATGAGCAGGGGGAGAAGCGGCGGAAGCTATACGTTGCCAACCTGCCCTGGTCGTTCCCGGCGCCGGAGATCGAGAAGCTCTTCGCGCAGCACGGCACTGTCAAGGACGTCGAG GTCATCAAGGGGAAGGATGGAAGAAACAGGGGGTTCGCGTTCGTGACGATGTCGACAGCGGAGGAGGCGGCCGCCGCCGCTGATAAGCTTAACTCCCAT GATGTAATGGGGCGGACAATCAAGGTGGAGTTTTCAAAGAGCTTCAGAAGACcagctccgcctcctcctccaggCACTATTATAGAGAGGCACAAGCTTTACGTGTCCAATCTCCCATGGAAAGCAAGGGCTCCCAATGTTAAAGAATTCTTTGCAAACTTTAACCCGCTTTCTGCTAACGTTATATTCGACAATGGAAAAGCAGCTGGGTACGGTTTCGTTTCCTTTGGGACAAAAGAAGAAGCAGAGGCTGCTCTCACTGAGCTTGATGGAAAG GAACTTCTGGGAAGGCCTGTACGCTTGAATTGGCGGGAAAGTGGTGATGATAAGGTTGAAGTTGCAAAGGCTGACAGTGAAGTTGAAGCTGTAAATATTGAAGGAGCATGCGTTGATGATGCCAGCACGGATGGAGGTGAAGATAAACAGGAATAG